TCGCGGGCTGGAACGGCTTGGCGATCAGGAAGGCCGGTTCGGGCCGCTCGCCGGTCAGGAATCGCTCGGGATAGGCCGTGATGAAGATCACAGGCACCTCGAAGGCCTTCAGGAGATCATTGACCGCATCGAGGCCCGAGCTGCCGTCCGCCAGCTGGATATCCGCCAGGATCAGGCCCGGCTGCTTGGCCGAGGCGAGCTTGACGGCTTCCGTCCGCGTGCGGGCGACGCCCGTCACGTTGTGGCCGAGGCCCTCGACCAGGGCTTCGAGATCCATGGCGATGAGCGGCTCGTCCTCGATGATGAGAATGTCCGTGGCCATGTCGGCCGCAAGCTCCCGGCCCGCCTCGTCGACGAGATCACGAACGGTTTTCGTGTCTACGTCGAGGATCTGGCCGACCTCTTCCTCTCCGAAGCCTTCGAGACAGGACAGGAGGAACGCCTGACGGGGAAGCGGGGTGATCTGTCCGAGGCGGACTTCCGCCGGCAGATCGCGCTGAATCTGCTCGCTGCGTCCATTCACCGAGAGAGAATTCCAGATACGTGTGAAGACCTGGAAAAGCTCGACCTTCACGTTCCCGGAAGGACCGATGGTCTCGGGCTCGCTGACGAGGGTTTCCAAGGTAGCGGCCACATAGGCGTCTCCAGCCATCTGGCTGCCAGTGAGAGCGCGTGCGTAGCGGCGAAGATATGGTAAGTGCTGGACGACAAGCTGCGCTGTCGACATTCGCTTCCCCTTAACTGTGCTTTTGACTCGTTGTACCGACGGTCCATTCAACGTGGCAAAGCTGCAAAAGTTCCATGAATGGAACCGGGTGCAGCAACCAGCGTTATTGCTCGAAAACTAATATATGGATATTGCCAAGGTTGGCCATCCCTCCGAAAGATACGGGGTGGCAAGGGGACTAAGATGACGGTTGATAAGGGGAACAAGCTGGCCCGGACTACCCTGGAGGCGTCCGTGAACGATAAGCTTGCAACCGATCCCAAGCTCGACAGCGGCAGTCAGAAACGCATCGGCGACCAACTCCGCGCCATGTACGACGAACTGATGCAGCAACCTGTTCCGGACCGTTTCAAGGAGCTGCTCGAGCAACTGGACAAGAAGAACGGAGCAAAGGAAGGGTCTCAATGACCCCAGAACCCGATCCGGAGCTTCGGGAGGCACTTCTTGCGGCGGTTCCCAGCCTTCGCGCCTTCGCCATCTCGCTCTCGGGTCAGGTCGATCGGGCGGACGACCTCGTTCAGGACACGCTCCTCAGGGCGCTGGCCAATCTGCACCGTTTCGAGCCGGGCACGAATCTGAACGCCTGGCTGTTCACGATCCTGCGCAACCTTTTCCATTCCGAGTACCGCAAGCGCCGCCGCGAGGTCGAGGATCCCGACGGCTCCTATGCCGGTCGCCTGAAGGTGCAGCCCGATCAGGGCGCCCACCTGGATTTCGAGGACTTTCGCAGCGCGCTCGCCAAGCTTCCGTCCGACCAGCGGGAAGCCCTGCTTCTGGTCGGAGCCTCCGGCTTTTCCTACGAGGAAGCCGCCCATATCTGCGGCTGCGCGGTCGGCACCATCAAGAGCCGCGTGAACCGCGCGCGCTTTCGGCTCGCCTCCCTGCTGAATGTCGAGGACATCGAGGATCTGGGCCCCGACAGCATGACCCGCGCCGCCCTGCAGGGTTAGGCCTCCCCTCGCCTCCCGTCAAAACCGAATGCTTCAAAAGAGAACGCCGCCCTTGCGAGGCGGCGTTCGGATCTTGGATAGCCTTGCGGCATCACATGGGGCTTCGTCCACGCAGCAGGCCGATGACGGCCGAGATGGCGAAGAGGACGATCGCAACGAAGAAGATGAGCTTCGCGATCTCGACGGCCGTACCGGCGATGCCGCCGAAACCGAACAGAGCTGCGACAAGAGCGATAATCAGGAAAGTGACTGCCCAACCGAGCATGGTGTTACCTCGCTAAATAATGATCGACATCGAGCCGATTATGTTCAAACAACGCCAAGCGCGACTGTACGGTTCCACGCCCGAAAAATGATCCACTGCGTTCATGGACCGTTCAAAAGTAATTTTGCAGGCTTTTATTCGCATGGAACTCGCCTTACGCCCACACGTTTTCCAGATCACTTGGGAGAGATGGTCAATGACTCGTTCAGTTGCCCTTCGTGCATTTTGTATCTTTGCCGTTGTTACTACCCTTGCAGCGATTACTGGAGCGGCTTCTCAGGTCGTAATCGCAGAAGTACTTTTCCTGATCGCCGGTTCGCTTTCGGCCCTCATGCTTTTTGTCGCATGGACCACACCTGCGCCCAGCCTCGTGCCGGTGCGCGTGCGCCGCAGACGCTGATCGAACCCAATCGCAGTTACGAAAAGGGCGGCTCGATGAGCCGCCCTTTCTCGTTTTACGCTTCCGTCGGATCGCCGCCGTTCGGATGCAGGACCGTACCGGTGATATAGGAAGAATCCTCGCATGCCAGGAACAGGTAGGAGGGCGCCACCTCGTTCGGCTGGCCAGGCCGTTTCATCGGCGTGTTGGCCCCGAACTGCTTCACCTTCTCGACCGGGAAGGTCGATGGAATGAGCGGCGTCCAGATCGGCCCCGGCGCCACGCCGTTGACGCGGATGCCATCGCCCGCGAGCTTCTGCGCCAGGGATCGCGTGAAGGCCACGATGGCCCCCTTGGTGGCACTGTAGTCGAGAAGCTCCGAGCTGCCGCGATAGGCCGTCACCGACGTGGTGTTGATGATCGCGGAGCCCTTCTTGAGGTGCGGCATGGCGGCCTGCACCATGTAGAAATAGCCGAAGATGTTGGTGCGGAAGGTGCGGTCGATCTGGTCGGGCGTGATCTCGGCGATGTCCTTCTTCGGGTGCTGCTCGGCGGCGTTATTGACGAGCACGTCGAGCTTGCCGAAGCGCTGGACGACCTGATCGACGGCGGAGCGGCAGACATTCGGATCGCCGACATCGCCGGCGACGGTCAGGCAGGAGCGCCCTTCCCGCTCGATCAGGCGCTTCGTCTCCTGCGCATCCTCGCCCTCGTTCAGGTACAGGATGGCGATGTCCGCGCCTTCGCGGGCGAAGAGAACGGCGGTGGCCCTGCCGATGCCGCTGTCGCCTCCGGTGATGAGGGCGACCTTCCCGTTCAACCGGCCGCTGCCGGGATAACGGGGCTCGTAATCGGGCCGGGGATTCATCTCGGTCTCGTGACCGGGCTGCTTGTCCTGGACCTGAGGAGGCATCGTCTGCTGCTGTTCGGAGCTCATGGCGTCATTCCGTGCGCGATGGGAGGGAAGGAGTGCGGAGCTCCGTACGGCCGGGATGAGACAGACCATGCAAGACGAAGCCCGCGTTGAGGCTCAACGCGGGCTCCAGGGGCGTGTTCCTGATAAGGGTCTCGCTATTCGGCCGCCTGCGGATGCTCGACGGGTCCGGGCGACATCCGAAGGATGTGATAGAGAATGATGGCGCCGAACGTTGCCGTGCCGATGCCGTCCAGCGTGAAGCCGCCGACATTCAGCTTGAAGTTGCCAGCGCCGAGGACCAGGGCGACCGCCACGGTGATGAGATTGCGCGGGTTCGAGAAATCCACCCGGTTCTCGACCCAGATCCGGCCGGCGGTGGCCGCGATGAGACCGAACACCACGATGGACAGGCCGCCGAGCACGGGCCCCGGGATGGTGCCGATGAAGGCGCCGAACTTGGGCGACAGGCCGAGGAGGAGCGCGAACCCGGCCGCGATGATGAAGACCAGCGTCGAGTAGATGCGCGTCACGGCCATCACGCCCATGTTCTCGGCATAGGTGGTCATGCCCGTGCCGCCGGCGGCGCCGGACAGCATCGTGGACAGGCCGTCGCCCATGAAGGCGCGTCCGAGATAGGGATCGAGGTTGCGGCCCGTCATGGCACCGATGGCCTTGATGTGTCCGAGGTTCTCCGCCACGAGGATGATCGCCACGGGCGCGATGAGGCTGATGGCCCGGACGTCGAAGACGGGGCTCTGGAAGGTCGGCAGGCCGAACCAGGCGGCCTGGCTGATCCTGGTGAAGTCGATCGGCTGCCCGAGGCCCAGGATGTTGGCGCAGATGTAGTAGAGCAAGTAGCCGGCGGCACCGCCGATCAGCACGGGAAGGCGGCGCAGAGTGCCCGGCGCGTAGACGGCGACGAACCCGACCGCGATGACGGTCGCGAGCGCGATCCAGCGGGCGAAGTCGCTGCCGGCGGCATTGTCCGGCGTCACTCCCGAGGCGCTGTTGATCGCGATCGGGGCGAGCACGAGGCCGATGGCGGCCACGATGGCGCCCGTGACCACCGGCGGCATCAGCCGCTCGATCCAGCGGTGCCCCGCCATCTGCACCACGATGCCGATCAGGAAGTAGAGCGCGCCGGCCGCGA
This region of Microvirga mediterraneensis genomic DNA includes:
- a CDS encoding solute carrier family 23 protein; its protein translation is MTDSFLPRWRLKTEGIIMPDERLPTGQMVVVGLQHVVAMFGSTVLAPILMGFDPNVSILFSGLATLIFFFVVGGRVPSYLGSSFAFIGPVLVATGASVGSPNPNIPLALGGIIAAGALYFLIGIVVQMAGHRWIERLMPPVVTGAIVAAIGLVLAPIAINSASGVTPDNAAGSDFARWIALATVIAVGFVAVYAPGTLRRLPVLIGGAAGYLLYYICANILGLGQPIDFTRISQAAWFGLPTFQSPVFDVRAISLIAPVAIILVAENLGHIKAIGAMTGRNLDPYLGRAFMGDGLSTMLSGAAGGTGMTTYAENMGVMAVTRIYSTLVFIIAAGFALLLGLSPKFGAFIGTIPGPVLGGLSIVVFGLIAATAGRIWVENRVDFSNPRNLITVAVALVLGAGNFKLNVGGFTLDGIGTATFGAIILYHILRMSPGPVEHPQAAE
- a CDS encoding DUF1328 domain-containing protein; protein product: MLGWAVTFLIIALVAALFGFGGIAGTAVEIAKLIFFVAIVLFAISAVIGLLRGRSPM
- a CDS encoding SDR family oxidoreductase translates to MSSEQQQTMPPQVQDKQPGHETEMNPRPDYEPRYPGSGRLNGKVALITGGDSGIGRATAVLFAREGADIAILYLNEGEDAQETKRLIEREGRSCLTVAGDVGDPNVCRSAVDQVVQRFGKLDVLVNNAAEQHPKKDIAEITPDQIDRTFRTNIFGYFYMVQAAMPHLKKGSAIINTTSVTAYRGSSELLDYSATKGAIVAFTRSLAQKLAGDGIRVNGVAPGPIWTPLIPSTFPVEKVKQFGANTPMKRPGQPNEVAPSYLFLACEDSSYITGTVLHPNGGDPTEA
- a CDS encoding sigma-70 family RNA polymerase sigma factor, producing MTPEPDPELREALLAAVPSLRAFAISLSGQVDRADDLVQDTLLRALANLHRFEPGTNLNAWLFTILRNLFHSEYRKRRREVEDPDGSYAGRLKVQPDQGAHLDFEDFRSALAKLPSDQREALLLVGASGFSYEEAAHICGCAVGTIKSRVNRARFRLASLLNVEDIEDLGPDSMTRAALQG
- a CDS encoding response regulator produces the protein MSTAQLVVQHLPYLRRYARALTGSQMAGDAYVAATLETLVSEPETIGPSGNVKVELFQVFTRIWNSLSVNGRSEQIQRDLPAEVRLGQITPLPRQAFLLSCLEGFGEEEVGQILDVDTKTVRDLVDEAGRELAADMATDILIIEDEPLIAMDLEALVEGLGHNVTGVARTRTEAVKLASAKQPGLILADIQLADGSSGLDAVNDLLKAFEVPVIFITAYPERFLTGERPEPAFLIAKPFQPANVSAVISQALFFQQSARRREPRAATA
- a CDS encoding NepR family anti-sigma factor, with product MTVDKGNKLARTTLEASVNDKLATDPKLDSGSQKRIGDQLRAMYDELMQQPVPDRFKELLEQLDKKNGAKEGSQ